A stretch of Dysidea avara chromosome 5, odDysAvar1.4, whole genome shotgun sequence DNA encodes these proteins:
- the LOC136256724 gene encoding U2 small nuclear ribonucleoprotein A'-like codes for MVRLTTDLIADSPQFTNPVSDRELDLRGNKIAVIENLGATLDQFDTIDFSDNDIRKLEGFPLLRRLKNIMIHNNRVCRIGENLEENLPALNSVMLINNNITELADLDTLTTVKTLEHLSLMRNPVTHKQHYRLYVIYRLPQVKVLDFRKIKQKEREKAADVFGSRRGKDLLHEIGRKRARTFVPGEVPSAKKEMPKSGPSADQIAAIKAAIANAKSLEEVKHLEAQLKAGQIPSMPKQQQTTSSSR; via the exons ATGGTGCGACTTACAACCGATTTGATCGCAGACTCACCGCAGTTCACCAATCCTGTGTCAGATCGCGAGTTAGATCTAAGAG GGAACAAAATTGCAGTAATTGAAAACTTGGGTGCGACATTG GACCAGTTTGACACAATTGACTTTTCCGACAATGACATTCGCAAGCTAGAAGGGTTTCCGTTACTTCGTCGTCTCAAGAACATTATGATTCACAATAACCGAGTGTG CCGAATTGGTGAGAACCTTGAAGAAAATCTTCCAGCACTCAATTCAGTGATGTTGATCAATAATAACATAACAGAGCTT GCTGACCTGGACACGTTGACTACAGTGAAGACACTGGAACACTTAAG TCTGATGCGTAATCCAGTCACTCACAAGCAACACTACAGATTATATGTGATCTACAGACTACCACAGGTCAAAGTGTTAGACTTCAGAAAGATAAAACAAAAG GAGAGAGAGAAAGCTGCTGATGTGTTTGGTAGTAGAAGAGGAAAAGACTTACTACACGAAATAGGCAGAAAAAGAGCAAGAAC GTTTGTACCTGGAGAGGTACCATCAGCTAAGAAAGAGATGCCTAAAAGTGGCCCATCTGCTGATCAGATTGCTGCCATTAAG GCGGCCATCGCTAATGCCAAGTCACTTGAAGAAGTGAAACACTTAGAAGCCCAGCTGAAGGCTGGTCAGATTCCTTCAATGCCTAAACAACAACAAACTACATCATCTTCACGCTAG
- the LOC136256723 gene encoding calcium homeostasis endoplasmic reticulum protein-like, with the protein MADIAKPPDDAELKNIIDKLANFVARNGPEFEQMTMHKQRDNPKFSFLFGGEHYQYYKWKVAREEDIIAAPTESHTKAPGSSNPSESTPSSTAPPSWTQKRQTGPELLERLRGTKLEQEELLSQTGITDPSEGDFSNCVQPVLATCSKEAIANGKSWIFQFIQQPSSDGDPCKKVATYLMRMTLDSVGVTFSQKLHVLYLINDIMDQCLRKGCQELREAIEATAVQMFFNCHFGETTENRNQLKKVLKIWETQKYFSETVLQQMTEVVDNPMGDKNRFSDGQQFANSAPPIPPASNVPPWEQKAGPPGGMLPWEHPYNQPPVPPHGGPPHGGPPPNWGPWPPPFAAHPYPPGQWRGFPPPPVPPMDSRGPPMDGRMPSLMDDIRRDPMEDRGRPMDDRGPRVDDRGPLMDDRGPLMDDRGPLIDDRGPRMDDRGPRMDDRGPRMDDRGPPMDDRGPRMDDRGPPMDDRGPPIDDRGHLMDDRRPPFDDRGPPRDIRGPPMDDRGPLPMDDRGPPMDDRGPPPMDARGPPMEERRRPLMGDGGPPPGEVRERRSRWGRPPPGFEEGDRFLLPPPHDRGPPPHDRGLPPHDRGLPPPPHDRGFPPPGHPDYYHRSHPDYLPPPPEPLMRDHDMSMMHRSEVFDYHHHKGGPAPWDHPPMMRPHEPLPPHWHSHPPPPRSPDPPSAPYYELPAGVMVPLVPLFEHGYRALDPKLIRLPPPQMPTERLLAAVEEFYKEDTEDKPRNKDGWEAKALLGYYEAKEGAKYRRDREPLMIPPRRLPPPPPASYASTRRSPKRRRSRSRSSSPRHRKRRSSRSSSSSSSRSSRSSSSSSSSSSSSSSRSISRSRSRSKSPFIPTVEDRRSRRVSPPPGPYIVPEQVTQDRRIGEANVGHQLLKKMGWEGAGLGAAQQGIQDPIKGGEVRSQTDKYKGVGTDIIDPFEMFRKSKSHSYGRRSSPPMT; encoded by the exons ATGGCCGATATCGCGAAACCTCCAGATG ATGCAGAACTTAAGAACATTATTGATAAACTGGCGAATTTTGTGGCCAGGAATGGCCCAGAATTCGAACAAATGACCATGCACAAGCAGCGGGATAACCCCAAATTTTCATTCTTATTCGGTGGCGAACATTACCAGTACTACAAGTGGAAGGTTGCTCGGGAAGAAGACATTATTGCTG CTCCAACGGAAAGCCACACTAAAGCACCAGGATCTAGTAATCCAAGTGAATCCACGCCCTCCTCCACAGCCCCACCTTCATGGACGCAGAAGCGTCAAACAGGTCCAGAACTGTTGGAACGACTGAGGGGTACAAAACTGGAGCAAGAGGAGTTGTTGTCACAAACAGGAATCACTGATCCTTCAGAAGGAGATTTCAGCAATTGTGTCCAACCTGTCTTGGCCACATGTAGCAAAGAAGCCATTGCT AATGGTAAGAGTTGGATTTTCCAGTTCATACAACAACCTAGCAGCGATGGAGATCCTTGTAAAAAAGTGGCAACATATTTGATGAGGAT GACGCTGGACTCAGTGGGAGTAACGTTTAGTCAGAAACTCCATGTACTCTACCTCATCAATGACATCATGGACCAGTG TTTGCGCAAGGGGTGTCAGGAACTACGCGAG GCCATTGAGGCAACTGCTGTGCAAATGTTCTTCAACTGTCACTTTGGAGAGACCACTGAAAACAGAAATCAGCTGAAGAAG GTGCTAAAGATTTGGGagacacaaaaatattttagtgAGACTGTGCTGCAACAGATGACAGAGGTGGTAGACAACCCAATGGGTGACAAGAATAGGTTCAGTGATGGCCAGCAGTTTGCTAACTCTGCTCCACCCATCCCTCCTGCAAGCAATG TGCCACCATGGGAGCAGAAGGCTGGACCGCCTGGGGGAATGTTGCCATGGGAACACCCTTACAATCAACCACCTGTTCCACCACATGGAGGCCCACCACATGGAGGCCCACCACCTAATTGGGGGCCTTGGCCTCCACCATTTGCTGCACATCCATACCCCCCAGGACAATGGAGAGGCTTTCCCCCACCTCCAGTCCCTCCAATGGACAGCAGAGGTCCACCAATGGATGGCAGAATGCCTTCATTAATGGATGATATAAGAAGAGACCCCATGGAAGACAGAGGGCGGCCAATGGACGATAGAGGACCACGGGTGGATGATAGAGGACCACTGATGGACGATAGAGGACCACTGATGGACGATAGAGGACCACTGATAGACGATAGAGGACCACGGATGGACGATAGAGGACCACGGATGGATGATAGAGGACCACGGATGGACGATAGAGGACCACCGATGGATGATAGAGGACCACGGATGGATGATAGAGGACCACCGATGGATGATAGAGGACCACCAATAGATGATAGAGGTCATCTGATGGATGATAGGAGGCCACCATTTGATGACAGAGGCCCCCCTAGGGATATTAGAGGCCCCCCAATGGATGATAGAGGCCCACTTCCTATGGATGACAGAGGACCTCCGATGGATGACCGGGGACCTCCTCCCATGGATGCTAGAGGTCCTCCAATGGAAGAACGGAGGAGGCCATTAATGGGGGATGGTGGGCCGCCTCCTGGAGAAGTGAGGGAACGTCGTAGTAGATGGGGCAGACCACCTCCAGGTTTTGAGGAAGGTGATCGTTTCTTGTTGCCTCCACCTCATGATCGAGGGCCACCTCCTCATGATCGAGGACTACCACCTCACGACCGAGGGCTACCGCCACCTCCTCATGATAGGGGCTTTCCCCCTCCTGGTCACCCTGACTATTATCACCGTAGCCACCCTGATTATCTCCCACCCCCTCCAGAACCTCTGATGAGAGACCATGACATGAGCATGATGCATCGGAGTGAG GTGTTTGACTATCACCATCATAAAGGTGGTCCTGCTCCATGGGATCACCCTCCTATGATGAGACCACATGAGCCCCTTCCACCACACTGGCACAGTCACCCGCCACCCCCTAGATCACCTGACCCCCCGTCTGCTCCCTACTATGAGCTACCAGCTGGAGTGATGGTCCCTCTAGTACCA TTGTTTGAACATGGCTATCGGGCACTGGATCCCAAGTTGATACGACTCCCTCCACCCCAGATGCCAACAGAGAGGTTGTTGGCAGCAGTGGAGGAGTTTTACAAAGAGGATACCGAGGATAAGCCTCGTAACAA GGATGGTTGGGAGGCTAAAGCTCTGTTAGGATACTATGAAGCTAAGGAGGGGGCAAAGTATAGGAGAGACCGGGAACCACTCATGATCCCACCAAGAAGGCTACCACCCCCACCACCAGCCTCTTATGCTAGTACCAGAAGGTCTCCTAAAAGACGAAG AAGTCGATCAAGGTCATCATCACCACGGCACAGAAAGCGTCGGTCATCAAG ATCATCATCAAGCTCATCATCACGGTCATCAAGATCAAGCTCCAGCTCTAGTTCATCTTCCTCTTCATCGTCATCAAGGAGTATATCGAGGTCTCGGTCAAGATCAAAGTCTCCTTTCATCCCTACCGTGGAGGATAGACGATCGAGACGAGTATCACCACCGCCTGGACCATATATTGT GCCAGAGCAGGTGACACAGGATCGTCGTATTGGAGAGGCTAATGTTGGTCATCAACTGCTAAAGAAGATGGGCTGGGAGGGGGCAGGGCTAGGTGCTGCACAGCAAGGTATACAGGACCCTATCAAGGGAGGGGAGGTACGGTCTCAAACTGATAAGTACAAG GGAGTCGGTACTGATATAATTGATCCATTTGAAATGTTCCGTAAGAGTAAGAGCCATTCATATGGGAGAAGATCATCACCTCCAATGA CATGA